In Lepidochelys kempii isolate rLepKem1 chromosome 8, rLepKem1.hap2, whole genome shotgun sequence, a single genomic region encodes these proteins:
- the CXCL14 gene encoding C-X-C motif chemokine 14 gives MKPLTAALLLLFIVMCLATAEGSKCKCSRKGPKIRFSAVQKLEIKPKYPHCKEKMIIVTMQSRFRGGQQHCLHPKLQSTKRLVKWYTIWKEKRRVYEE, from the exons ATGAAGCCCCTGACAGCAGCTTTACTTCTGCTGTTCATTGTAATGTGCTTAGCCACTGCAGAAG GATCAAAGTGCAAATGCTCAAGAAAGGGTCCTAAGATAAGATTCTCTGCTGTTCAGAAGCTGGAAATCAAACCAAAGTATCCACATTGTAAGGAAAAAATGATCAT TGTAACTATGCAGTCACGGTTCAGAGGAGGACAGCAGCACTGCTTGCATCCCAAACTCCAAAGCACAAAGAGATTAGTTAAGTGGTACACAATATGGAAGGAGAAACGCAG GGTTTATGAAGAATAA